The following are encoded in a window of Lampris incognitus isolate fLamInc1 chromosome 15, fLamInc1.hap2, whole genome shotgun sequence genomic DNA:
- the LOC130125221 gene encoding methylmalonate-semialdehyde dehydrogenase [acylating], mitochondrial-like: protein MAGILVRSLLTKKGPLQLSRVYYSSSSVPTTKLFIDGKFVESNSAEWLDIHNPATNEVVGRVPKATQEEMLAAVNSCSRAFNSWSETSILSRQQIFLRYQQLIKDNIKELAKMITVEQGKTLADAEGDVFRGLQVVEHACSITSLMLGETLPSITKDMDTYTYRLPIGVCAGIAPFNFPAMIPLWMFPIGMVCGNTYLMKPSERVPGCTMLLARLLQDSGAPDGTLNIIHGQHAAVNFICDHPAIKAISFVGSNQAGEYIYERGSKNGKRVQSNMGAKNHGVVMPDANKENTLNQLVGAAFGAAGQRCMALSTAILVGEARDWLPELVERSKALRVNAGDQPGADVGPLISPEAKARVDSLIQSGADEGAKLLLDGRNVKVKGYENGNFVGPTILGGVKPDMKCYKEEIFGPVLVVLEADSLDEAVALINNNPYGNGTAIFTTNGATARKFTHEVDVGQIGVNVPIPVPLPMFSFTGSRGSFRGDTNFYGKQGIQFYTQIKTVTSQWKAEDATLKSPAVTMPTMGR from the exons ATGGCAGGAATTCTCGTTAGGTCTTTGTTGACCAAGAAG GGCCCGCTCCAGTTGAGCCGTGTGTATTACTCCTCCTCCTCAGTG CCCACCACCAAACTGTTCATTGATGGAAAATTTGTAGAATCCAACAGCGCAGAATGGCTTGACATTCACAACCCC GCCACTAATGAGGTGGTGGGACGTGTTCCCAAAGCTACCCAGGAGGAGATGCTGGCAGCCGTGAACTCCTGCTCCAGGGCCTTCAACTCTTGGTCTGAGACCTCCATTCTCAGCCGGCAGCAGATCTTTCTTCGCTACCAGCAGCTCATTAAAGATAacatt AAAGAGCTGGCTAAGATGATAACTGTGGAACAGGGCAAGACTCTGGCTGATGCTGAGGGTGATGTATTCAGAGGACTGC AGGTAGTGGAGCATGCCTGCAGCATTACATCCCTGATGCTGGGGGAGACCCTTCCTTCTATCACTAAGGACATGGACACTTACACCTATCGCCTGCCCATTGGGGTTTGTGCTGGCATTGCCCCTTTCAACTTCCCTGCCATGATCCCCCTATGGATGTTTCCTATTGGCATGGTATGCGGAAATACCTACCTGATGAAACCGTCTGAACGTGTCCCAGGGTGTACCATGCTCCTGGCAAGGCTTCTCCAGGACTCTGGGGCACCAGATGGAACCTTGAACATCATCCATGGCcaacatgcag CTGTGAACTTCATTTGTGATCATCCAGCCATCAAAGCTATCAGCTTTGTGGGTTCAAATCAAGCTGGAGAGTACATCTACGAGCGGGGCTCCAAGAATGGCAAGAGAGTACAGTCTAACATG GGTGCCAAGAATCATGGTGTGGTAATGCCAGATGCCAACAAAGAGAACACCCTTAACCAGCTGGTGGGTGCTGCATTTGGGGCAGCAGGCCAGCGTTGTATGGCTCTCTCAACCGCCATTCTGGTGGGCGAAGCTCGGGATTGGCTGCCTGAGTTGGTGGAGCGCTCTAAAGCACTGCGCGTCAATGCAG GCGATCAGCCTGGGGCAGATGTAGGCCCTCTGATTTCCCCTGAAGCCAAGGCCAGGGTGGACTCTTTGATCCAGAGTGGGGCAGATGAAGGCGCCAAGCTGCTGCTGGATGGAAGAAATGTCAAAGTCAAAGGTTATGAGAACGGAAACTTTGTAGGACCCACCATCCTTGGCGGTGTTAAG CCGGACATGAAATGTTACAAGGAGGAGATCTTTGGGCCGGTGCTCGTAGTCCTGGAGGCAGACAGCCTCGACGAAGCTGTCGCTTTAATCAACAATAACCCCTACGGCAATGGTACTGCCATCTTCACTACAAACGGAGCTACTGCCCGCAAATTCACACATGAGGTGGATGTTGGACAG ATTGGTGTGAACGTGCCCATCCCTGTCCCTCTGCCTATGTTCTCCTTCACTGGCTCCAGAGGCTCATTCAGAGGAGACACTAATTTTTATGGCAAACAG GGCATCCAGTTCTACACTCAGATCAAGACGGTAACGTCGCAGTGGAAGGCTGAGGACGCCACCCTGAAGAGCCCAGCTGTTACCATGCCAACCATGGGACGCTAA